ATTAACTTGGTCACTTACTGACTTTTACATTGCTTGAAGTTCTGAATGCaattattttatgtttttttggaCTTGGTTGTTCATATTCAACTTGTTCACATGCAGCAACATGTTAATAAAGTTACTCTAATTAGTAGCTAAGACTTAAGAGATCCTtcaaatactccgtattaaacaAGGACTTCATCACTGATTTGACTTCTTAAGATTCACATATAGAAATGCAATTAAGTTACTACTTGCACTTATTAAAATTAAGCTATTACGCTGCGTTTAATCTGTTATCCATTATCATTATAGTTTTTATGTAGTTTAAGTAGAGTGGAAAAAAAGGAATTAGTAATTTAATGAGTGAGTGAATGAGTGATTACTCAGTTTCTTACAAAAATCAACTCTATGTAAGATAATTTTCCGATCAATCCTTCGATCTACCATCATATCAAAAGTCAAAAGATGTTGAGGAATAAATCTGTTTCTCTGCATTTTGAGTATTTGTCAAGATCTTCCTTTACCTATGCTAGGCAATTGTGTTCAAAAGCTCTGTTAGCTGAAGAGCACTATGTCGCAGGCAGCAGTACAAACTCGAGTGGCTGTTTGGAAGAGAAAATGAAGGCAATGcaacaagaacaacaacaacagcaacttTCGCTACACAGTAGCAGAAGCAGCATATACCACGTCCCAGCAAAATTGCGCAAGATTGACCCAAAAGCTTACGAGCCTCACTTCATATCCATCGGTCCCTACCATCACGGCTCGCCTAACTTGCAGGACTCAGAAAAGTTCAAGTTGCAATCTTTGAACCGCCTAGTTGGCCTAGGCAAGCAAAAATTGGCTGCTGATATCAACGCTATAGAGCTTGAAGCCCGTGAATGTTACTCAGATGATGTAAAATTAAGCAGGGAGGAGTTTGTGTACATGATGCTCCTTGATGGGTGCTTCATTGTTGATCTCTTCAAAGAGCTAAACCAGAAGAATTTTGTGTGTTCGAATTCATCCCTCCTTTCCAAGAGGTGGATGTTGCCTGTTGTTCGTCGTGATCTCATAACTCTTGAGAATCAACTCCCTATGATAGTCCTGAAGAAGATATTTGATGCAACTAGGACAAACTCAACAGAGGAGGGTTCGTTAGAAGAGCTAGCTCTACGTTTCTTTGATCCACTGATGCCTAGAGAAGAAGATGTACTACAACAAAGCATCACATCAGTCAATGGGAATCATCAAAAGTTTCAGCACCTGCTTGACATCTTCCATTCTAGTATCACACTTGGGAATAAAGTTAAACGAAGCAAGGAGCCTCACATGTACCGTTCAGTAGCCGAACTGAAAGAAGCAGGCATCAAAGTGCGCGTTTTGGGTAACACTCAACCGTTAGAGCTGAGGTTTGAGAGAGAAGTGCTGAGGATGCCGAGTTTACTGATTGACAATCACACAGCTAGCGTCTTCAGGAATATCGTGGCCTATGAGCAATGCCACCGTGAGTGCAAACCAGACATGACTACATATCTGTTTTTCCTAGACAAGCTCATTAACTCGGCTGAAGACGTAGGGCTTCTCCACTACGAAGGGGTGATACAACACACCTTAGGTAGTGATAAACTCACAGGGCCCTTAGGCCCAGATAAGAGAAGAGATTGACCACATATAAGTCTGACGGGGTTACATCCTAAAACCAATTGGTGATAGGTGAAGTAGCCTATCAATCTTATATATATGTTAGTCaatctctttctattttcttcGATGTGGTATAGGTAGTCTAATACTCACATGTGGATTTTACTCTTAACAGGTAGCAACAAACAGGTGGCTAAGCTTGTCAACAATCTATGTGTCGAAGTGGAACATGATGGTCAAGAGTCTTACTTGTGTGAGGTGGTGGAACGTCTTAATTTCTATTCTGATCGTTGGTTTAGTAAGGTCAAGGCTAGACTGAAACACGATTATTTTAGCAACCTGTGGGTTGGTATCTCGACGTTGGCTGCTCTGTTCTTGATTTACCTCACACTACTGCAGGCGAGCTGCGATGCTATTGAGGCTCAGGAGAAGGAACAACGCTTGAAGAATAAAGAGGGAGCGTGGGTTAGAGTTAACTCTCTCCTTGTTCATCCTGTTGAAGGGCTTAAACAAATGGTTGGGTCTGGTCTTAGATTCATAGCTAGGGGCGGCATTGAACCAGAAGACCCTCCACCATGGTAAGCCTCAGACGTGCTTTCGAATTCGTTATGAAACCATGTGTTTTAGAGCTGAACTATTACTTGGTGGGGGAAAAAAAATTCTCTTTACTTTgtttctcatatatttttttagtcTCCCCACCGGCCACCGCAACCTGTGAATATCCCAACTCCCAAGTAGGTTGATGTAGCCCATATTCTTGTTAGAGGTTATTCTAGAAAAATCTACAtgaatgaaaaatcaagtgATGGTGTATCTAGAAGCATCTAGGACATGTGATGTGGAATATTAAATaagtgtagaaaaatctagatgatGAAGGgagtagaaaaatctagaaaccATAATACAACAACTATAAATAGGTTGTATGTGCATAAGTTTAGGGTGAGTCAATCAAGAGAGCTCCACATATATGAGGGGTAGAAATAAGGTTCTACCAAAAAGATAAGTGAGAGACACGAGCTCTCgcaaatattgttgtacaattcTTATCAATATAATCAATgataaaaatacaattttgttatataattgagatccatcaaaacttccgcgtgcgtcctcaaatttctatcaatTCTCACTCTTCTTACTCTTTGGTTCTCAATTCATTTGTATGATTGAACTCAACATTTAAATTTAGCCCATATTCTCACTCTTCTTACTCTTTGGTTCTCAATTGATTTGTATGATCTATAGTCTATTACTGTCTTTTGTGATATTGGATTTACTAAATTGGGCCGATATGACTTCAAGATCCAATGCTCCAAGTTATCCACAAAAACTTATCTGGTGAAAGACCGACCGACTTGCACCACACTGTATGTCACCAAtctcttgtttatttgttataCGGTTAGGCATGGTCTAACACGCTGACGATTAAGTAAGTATAAGATAGTGCGATGTGAGACTAGCTGGTTTAAAATACTTCATACTAAATAATTGAGTAGCTAGTAGAGGAGTAAAAAGtctacgaaaatgataaaggtcgcaacatgcgacctttaagccgtgtcacaatgatgacatggcatgcttatgtgtcatgatttaaattggaaattaaaatatttaacttatattttttattatacatgttataaaaaaggtaggaaaatcttaatattctaatttttttccttatttatatcggctaccttatttacatatttctgTAGTAGAAATATTGAattaatagtaaaaatattatgatgacgcaTAACCTACGTGGcgcttatatgtaccaattaaaccgcgacacgtaagattgcgacaactaaatgttgtcgcaacttgcgacctttatcatcgtcCAAAAGTCTAAAAGGTGAAAAATCGAATTTCGGAACATCCGTTCAatgtaaaatccgaaaatttggATACTCGGCCTGGTTTTGATTTGAACTTTTGTGCAAAACCTGAATTAGATCCAGATCACACTTTTCATGTTTTAGATATCTGGATCCAATCCGAATTAGAGTTGTGTCTCACTTAAAACTAGCAAAACTAGGTAGTATTGGCATAAAGTGCATCGATTTGTACACATTGAAAGTTCTAAAATCAAAAGTAAAAACCATAAAAAGTTAAAGTTTCATTCTTAATTAAATGCAAATatgacgtttagctagcatgaTCATATAAAACTTTGGTAATATTATACGGATTACGAAGGAGTAATAATATAACATTAGTGATAGAATACGTAATTTGTAATTAatgtaaattaattattttgtaaTTATTTTGTAATTACTAGAATAGCCTTAGCTTAACCCTAATTTAGCTATGTATATATTTTGAGAAAATTAATGAGAAAGCACGACAAATATTTCTCACATGGTATGGGTTTTTCGTGAAGGATTTGCGGACGGGGGACCGCCTAATGAGATGTGAGAGCATGGGAGCTCTTTATCCGCTCATCACCAACCATCAGTCACCACCTTCATCGACATCCCATTCTGCTTTTCATGCCATCTCCACAGACATCTGGCACTCCCGATTGGGTCATCCGGGCACTGCCATTCTTCAAAGTTTAAGTAGAAATGATTTAATTCATTGTAATAAAGTTTCGAACAATGCTTGTCATTCCTGTTCTTTGGGAAAATTAGTCAAATTACCGTTTTATGATTCCCGTTCTTTTACTAATATGCCTTTTGACATTGTTCACAGTGATTTGTGGACCTCTCCGGTTGTTAGTTCTCTTGGGCATAAATATTATGTTCTGTTTTTAGACAATTATACCAATTTCTTATGGACTTTTCCCATTTCTCAAAAGTCTCAAGTTTTTGGCTTATTTCTATCCTTTAGAACATATATTCGTACGCAATTTGAACGGGAAATAAAGTCTTTTCAATGCGATAATGGCCGTGAATTTGACAATAAATCCTTTCATACCTTCTGTGAACAACATGGCATGTCTTTCCGATTTTCTTGCCCTCATACCTCTCCTCAAAATGGCAAAGCtgaacgaaaaataaaatcaatcaaTAATATCGTTCGCACTCTCCTTTGTCATGTATCTCTTCCTCTCACATTTTGGAATCATGCTTTGGAAATGGCCACATATCTTCTGAATATTCTACCCACTAAGGTCTTGGGTTATAAATCTCCCACTCAAATCCTTTACCAAAAGGATCCTTCCTACTCTCATCTTCGGGTTTTCGGGTGTTTATGTTTTCCTCTCTTTCCCTCCACACAAATAAATAAACTCCAGCCCCGCTCTACCCCTTGTGTCTTTCTTGGTTATCCGGCTAACCATCGAGGATACAAATGTTACGACCCGTCAAGTCGTAAAATTATCATATCCAAGCATGTGAGTTTCAATGAAACTCAATTTCCTTACGCCAAACTAACCTCCTCTACTCCTCAATCTTATGATTGTCTTTTGGACGATCCATCTCCTCTTACCTTGCACTATCTTCATCAGCTTGCAAGTTGTGACCCAACTCCAGCAGCCCACACTCCTACTGGGCCTAACCCAATGGCAGCGCCTATTTCCACTTCTGCCATGTCTACTCCCCCCTCGCCTCCTACGGCCCACACTGTTCGGTCCACACCAAATCCCAACAGCTCCCCCCCTTATAGGCCTCCTCACCTACGGCCCATTCCCTCACCCATTACCATGCCTCTGCCAGTCCAGACTACACCCATCCCCCCTCGCCGTATCGGGACCCGCAGTCAGTCTAGGATCTCCAAGCCCAATCCAAAATACATGGACCAGGCCCTGGCAGCATCTTCCCCATCCATTTCTCCTATACCGAAAAACCCCATTACTGCCCTTAACGACCATAATTGGAAACATGCTATGCAAGAGGAATATGATGCTCTTATTGAAAATGGGACATGGGACTTAGTACCTCGTCCTCCTCATGTTAATGTTATTCGGTCTTTGTGGATTTTTCGGCATAAAAAGAAATCTAATGGTTCTTTTGAGAGGCATAAGGCCCGTCTTGTAGGTGATGGGCAGACTCAAAGAGAAGGCATTGATTGTGATGAAACATTCAGTCCGGTTGTAAAACCGGCCACCATTCGCATTGTGCTTAGCATTGCTCTATCTCGTTCTTGGTCCATTCATCAGTTGGATGTCAAGAATGCCTTTCTGCATGGTAATTTGAATGAAACTGTGTACATGTATCAACCCATGGGTTTTCGGGATTCTTCTCGCCCTGATCATGTTTGCCTTCTGCGTAAatctttgtatggtttgaaacaggCTCCCGGGGCTTGGTATCAACGTTTTGCTGATTATGTTGCTAACATTGGTTTCTGTCACAGTCAATCAGACAACTCTCTATTCATCTACCACCGTGGCAATGACATTGCTTATATCTTGTTGTATGTCGATGATATTATTCTTACTGCTTCTTCAGATTCTCTCTGGCGCACCATTATTTCCCAATTGAGCTCCGAGTTTGCTATGAAGGATCTAGGTCCTTTGAGTTATTTCTTGGGCATTGCTGTCACCCGGGATAAGAATGGTCTGTTTATGTCTCAGAAGAAATATGCAGAGGATATAATTGATCGAGCCGGCATGTCAAAGTGCAAGCCTTGTCTTACTCCTGTCGACACTCAGGGCAAGCTTAGTGCCAATTCTGGCGCACCTTACGCAGACCCGACACATTACCGGCGCCTGGCCGGGGCTTTGCAATATTTGACGTTCACTCGTCCTGACATATCTTATGCAGTTCAGCAGGTCTGCTTATTTATGCATAATCCCAAGGTTGCACACATGGACGCTTTGAAGCGTATTCTCCGTTACATTCAAGGTACGATTGATTTTGGTTTACATTTGCACTATTCCTCTATTCAATCACTTGTATCGTACACGGATGCCGATTGGGGTGGTTGCCCCGACACCAGACGCTCTACTTCGGGCTATTGTGTATTTCTTGGGGACAATTTAGTATCTTGGTCGGCCAAACGCCAACCTACATTGTCCAAATCTAGTGTCGAGGCTGAATACAGAGGGGTGGCCAATGTAGTTTCTGAGTCTTGTTGGATTCGCAATTTGTTACTCGAACTGCATTGTCCGGTTAATAAGGCCACGTTGGTTTATTGCGATAATGTGAGCGCGATTTATCTTTCTGGGAATCCGATTCAACATCAACGCACTAAACACATTGAAATGGACATTCACTTTGTTCGTGAAAAGGTCAAACGTGGTGAAGTACGTGTTCTACATGTTCCGTCTCGATATCAGATTGCCGATATATTCACTAAAGGTCTTCCGCGTGtactttttgatgattttcgaGACAGTCTAACCGTCCGTAGACCTCCCGTTTCGACTGCGGGGGTGTGATAGAATACGTAATTTGTAATTAatgtaaattaattattttgtaaTTACTAGAATAGCCTTAGCTTAACCCTAATTTAGCTATGTATATATTCTGAGAAAATTAATGAGAAAGCACGGCAAATGAGAAAGCacggaaaatttgtaattaatggttgtacaataaatattgtacaccagagtaaaagttaactttaaatacttaaaagttatgcatatatatgtaaaagttatctacttttcagtgataaatttttttcattttggtaaaatttatttcttcaaaataactaataatgtataaaattaatcatttaaccctttaaaaatatttatctatcaatttttttactaatataaaagttaatcaaaattaggttaaagttacaaaaaaaaaagggttaaagttatcttggtgtacaacaccttgtgcgcgcaagaccttttgttagaTGATATATCTCGTTCAGTGTTCAGGTTtacaaaaaattagggttttctatGGTGGAAATAAACTTTTCTATTAAGTTTTGTGGGCAGCAACCATAGTTTTTGGGAAAAGTTTTTGGGAAAAGCATGCACAGTTCAGCGTGATGGAGCATGCTAAAGTCAGTGAAATTTGGCTAGGAGCCTAAGAATGCTGGCATGGTAGCTAGGGCATATTGTTTGGACTGTGCTTTAAATAATTCTAAATAAGTATTTATTAAGCTGCTAATTGAAATCAAATAATACGATATAGGACTCTGAAATGTAACAACAATTTAATCCACTTTGTTTTTACTTTGACCACGTAAACAAAAAGGAACGAAAATAATACTAGTGAAAGTGAACCCTAGCTTAAAGCACTGATACTTGGATAATACATAGGGTTAATTGTATGCTAGTCCAGAACCTCAAAAGCGCCAGTCCAttaatgatggtgatgatgggaCTGATGGCCGTGGTGGCTCTCATGGTGGCTTCCATGGTGACCATGGTGGCTCTTATGGTGACCACGGTGGCTCTCATGGTGGCTCTCGTGGTGACCATGGTGGTGGGAGTGGGATGATTGTAGCTCATGTTTTGCTTCATTCTTCTTGTGGTTCTCATGTATGGCGAACCCGGTAGCTCCAACCGCAATGGTAGCTGCAATCTCTTCTCTTAACCTGTGTTGGTGAGAATGCTCTGGGTCTTTCTTTGCTTCATGTCTTTCATACTGTATATGAATAGTTAAGATaacaaacaaattaaattaagaTTCACTAAATAGTTAAAGATAATCTCTTTAAATTCTCTAATTATTAGATACAATTTATAGATCTAGAAACCAATCATaatatataaaaacaataatatgaAAATTGTTGATTAATTTCAAAACTATCATAAGTAGTTAAGTATGAATATCTATATACAAGTATAAGCAAAAGAAAtacgagattttttattttttttaaagtatgaGTTGTATTCGTCCGCCCAAGTATTACTTAAACAAACAACATAATtgataaagtaaaataaattaatttgtcATTCTGTAAGAGggtaagacaaaaaaaaaaaaagaaaaagactgTCTTACAcccattaaaaaaaagttatttctTAATATCAAAAGTTTATataaaattaattgaaaaagtgaattaaatatatttgtcaatatttttaAACGCAAGTgtataatgaattaatttgttaaaatatagcctagttataacataactctactaTATTCGATATTCTATCATATAGGATAACTGCCTTATCctcaattataattataattgttGACAGATAACAATACATCATTAATTTAACATGAGataataataatttgccaaGGGAGATAATAATAATTTACCAAGGCATAAGCAGTAGCAGCAATGGCAGCCGTCTCTCCAATAAATTCAAGGGTTTTGTGGTGATTTAGCTCCTTCGCAGGGTCTACGTGCTCTTTTCTCGTGATGGTGATGAccatggtggtggtggtgatgacTCATAACGTAATTAGTCTGAGTTTGAGTTTTGAGGAGGGTAAAAGTAGACTAATTGAAATTACAAAAACTAAAAGCTTAAGTTTTACGAattgattttaaacttattagcGTACGTATATATAGGCAGTCTAGATTTACTTGTGCGTTAAGAAAATAGGTTAGACAAATCTGTTAGATATTTGGGTGCAAAAAGGTAGTTGAATTTCCGGCGCTCATTATTTGTTTTATCAGATCATCTCAAATACTCCGTCCGTATTTTATTAGATTTCAAATTAATAAAGAATTAATATTCTAACTTTTTAAACCGAGCAAATGCAcaggtactatactagttaatGTAAGTAAACTACACATAAGTTAATTATTCCAAGTAGGGGTCCCTTTGGATCCCTCCAGGCCTACATAGGCCCGCCCTGGAAACTAAAGTGGTGCatgtaataaataattaaatatagaaaataaaataagtggTGATTTGGTATATTTATGGTTTTATAATTTTGGCAACAAAGATAATAGTAAGGATTTAATTCAGTTTTATATACGGGATAATGGCAGTATTAGACTATGAATATCGGGTAGCTCCTTTGCCTTGGATATATCAAATTCGTGCCCAACAAAAATTGAGTAGCTAGTAGGGGAAGCAAAAAGTCTAAAAGGTGGATAGTCGAATTTCGGAACATTAATCCAAtgtaaaatctgaaattttggaTACTCGGAACAGGTTCTGATTTGAACTTTTGTGCAAAATCCGAATTAGATCCAGATCACACTTTTCATGTTTTGGATACCCGGATCCGATTCGAATTAGAGTTGCGTCTcaattcaaacaaacaaaactaGGTTGTATTATTTGCATAAAGTGCATCGATTTATATGGAGTACACAGTTCTAAAAAAACAAAagttaaaaccttaaaaaagtCAAAGCTTCATCCTTAAATAAATGCAAATatgacgtttagctagcatgtTCATATAAAACTTTGGTAATATTATAATATGGATTACGAAGTAACAAATTAACAATATTAATacggagtacggagtatataacataaaatgATATATCTTAGGCAAATTTGCTAAAAGGGATCTTTTATAGTTCCAAATTTGCGAGAAGggaccttttaaatttttttttgtgaaaacacacctaaaagtaaaatttatttgcgaaagacaaaaaaaaatgagaatttCCGGCATTAACTCATATTTTCCGATGGTTGACTACCACGTGAGGCTCACATGTTCCATCTGAATGCTATCAACACCCCTTTCCCACAAAAACGGTAGGTTTTAAAcaccaaaccaaaaaaaaaatctcaggtTAATTCATCTAGTTGTGTTCTTCATTGAGCGTAATTTTTGCTTCGAAAGcgggttttgaattttgtttatGGATTGAGGAGTTCTGTGAAGAAGTTTTTTGTGGTTAGGTTGGGTTTTATTagcttggattttgattttggataagaAAGTTGAGAAGGAGACTAAGAGTCAAGTGTTGCCTTATGTGACCAAGATTTTGATCTGGTTTATGGTGGCTACATTGATGTGATTGGTTAAGACATTGTTGCTTAAGGTTTTAGCTATGAATTTCCATGTTGCCGCGTTCTTTGATAGGATTCAGGATACATTGTTTAACCAGTATGTGATTGAGGCTTTGTCTAGACTGCCGTACCTTGAGATTCAGAGTATTGCTGAGGAGGAGGAAATGCTTGTTTCGGAGGTTCAGAAGCTTCAGAATGTTGGGGTTTATATTCCTCCAGATCTTAGAGAAAAAATGtcattgttgatgattttttttctgAGTGTTGGGTTTGGGGAGGAAGAAGAACAGTAGGGGTATAAATGAATctgagtttttatttttattttttctggtTTGGTGTTTAAAGCCTCGAACTTTGGAGGGAAACGGGTGTAGATAGCAATTAGATGGAACATGTGAGCCTCACATGGTAGTCAACCACCGGAAAATATGAGTCAACGCCGAAAGTCTCATTTTTTTTGTCTTTCGCAAATAATTTTTACATttaggtgtgttttcacaactttttttttgaaaggtccCTTCTCGCAAATATGGAACTATAAAAGGTTCTTTTTAGCAAATTTGCCTATATCTTATCCAagtaaatacggagtatataattcCATGTTCTTTGAATCTACGTATTGTGACTGTTGACTGCATTGGTGTTATAATAACTAACCATGCACATCCTTTAAGAAAGTCAAATACATTGCTTGTAAATTTGGTATTTAATATTTATACACTTCTGAGTTCTGACCCAAGATCGATCACCTCCTTACATCACTATAAATATCGCATTTTGGGCTTAAACTTTAAGTAATTATCTcctaattaacttttatattgtaAATTATGGTGGGATCTTCACTCAAATTAGCTTTTTTTGTTGTCCTACTGGCCTCTGCATCATGTATGTGTCTTCGTCTTTCCTCTGCTCAATAGTTGTTTTGTTTTTTGTCCTAAGTTAAGTGGTCGTGTAGAATTTGTTAATTATGTACTCCGATATGACGATCTTACTCAAACTAATTGtatttttaataacattataCATCATCTTTCGGTTAATTTTACCGGAAATAACTTCGGGctgtaatttaaaatagatgtataagtttaaggttgtaattggcaaaattagaaatttaaggttgtaattggcaaatagagaactttattaggttatatttggcaaattttcctGACAATTAA
This genomic stretch from Spinacia oleracea cultivar Varoflay chromosome 3, BTI_SOV_V1, whole genome shotgun sequence harbors:
- the LOC110798143 gene encoding UPF0481 protein At3g47200-like isoform X2, coding for MLRNKSVSLHFEYLSRSSFTYARQLCSKALLAEEHYVAGSSTNSSGCLEEKMKAMQQEQQQQQLSLHSSRSSIYHVPAKLRKIDPKAYEPHFISIGPYHHGSPNLQDSEKFKLQSLNRLVGLGKQKLAADINAIELEARECYSDDVKLSREEFVYMMLLDGCFIVDLFKELNQKNFVCSNSSLLSKRWMLPVVRRDLITLENQLPMIVLKKIFDATRTNSTEEGSLEELALRFFDPLMPREEDVLQQSITSVNGNHQKFQHLLDIFHSSITLGNKVKRSKEPHMYRSVAELKEAGIKVRVLGNTQPLELRFEREVLRMPSLLIDNHTASVFRNIVAYEQCHRECKPDMTTYLFFLDKLINSAEDVGLLHYEGVIQHTLGSNKQVAKLVNNLCVEVEHDGQESYLCEVVERLNFYSDRWFSKVKARLKHDYFSNLWVGISTLAALFLIYLTLLQASCDAIEAQEKEQRLKNKEGAWVRVNSLLVHPVEGLKQMVGSGLRFIARGGIEPEDPPPW
- the LOC110798143 gene encoding UPF0481 protein At3g47200-like isoform X3; translation: MLRNKSVSLHFEYLSRSSFTYARQLCSKALLAEEHYVAGSSTNSSGCLEEKMKAMQQEQQQQQLSLHSSRSSIYHVPAKLRKIDPKAYEPHFISIGPYHHGSPNLQDSEKFKLQSLNRLVGLGKQKLAADINAIELEARECYSDDVKLSREEFVYMMLLDGCFIVDLFKELNQKNFVCSNSSLLSKRWMLPVVRRDLITLENQLPMIVLKKIFDATRTNSTEEGSLEELALRFFDPLMPREEDVLQQSITSVNGNHQKFQHLLDIFHSSITLGNKVKRSKEPHMYRSVAELKEAGIKVRVLGNTQPLELRFEREVLRMPSLLIDNHTASVFRNIVAYEQCHRECKPDMTTYLFFLDKLINSAEDVGLLHYEGVIQHTLGSNKQVAKLVNNLCVEVEHDGQESYLCEVVERLNFYSDRWFSKASCDAIEAQEKEQRLKNKEGAWVRVNSLLVHPVEGLKQMVGSGLRFIARGGIEPEDPPPWICGRGTA
- the LOC110798143 gene encoding UPF0481 protein At3g47200-like isoform X1 → MLRNKSVSLHFEYLSRSSFTYARQLCSKALLAEEHYVAGSSTNSSGCLEEKMKAMQQEQQQQQLSLHSSRSSIYHVPAKLRKIDPKAYEPHFISIGPYHHGSPNLQDSEKFKLQSLNRLVGLGKQKLAADINAIELEARECYSDDVKLSREEFVYMMLLDGCFIVDLFKELNQKNFVCSNSSLLSKRWMLPVVRRDLITLENQLPMIVLKKIFDATRTNSTEEGSLEELALRFFDPLMPREEDVLQQSITSVNGNHQKFQHLLDIFHSSITLGNKVKRSKEPHMYRSVAELKEAGIKVRVLGNTQPLELRFEREVLRMPSLLIDNHTASVFRNIVAYEQCHRECKPDMTTYLFFLDKLINSAEDVGLLHYEGVIQHTLGSNKQVAKLVNNLCVEVEHDGQESYLCEVVERLNFYSDRWFSKVKARLKHDYFSNLWVGISTLAALFLIYLTLLQASCDAIEAQEKEQRLKNKEGAWVRVNSLLVHPVEGLKQMVGSGLRFIARGGIEPEDPPPWICGRGTA
- the LOC110798143 gene encoding UPF0481 protein At3g47200-like isoform X6 yields the protein MLRNKSVSLHFEYLSRSSFTYARQLCSKALLAEEHYVAGSSTNSSGCLEEKMKAMQQEQQQQQLSLHSSRSSIYHVPAKLRKIDPKAYEPHFISIGPYHHGSPNLQDSEKFKLQSLNRLVGLGKQKLAADINAIELEARECYSDDVKLSREEFVYMMLLDGCFIVDLFKELNQKNFVCSNSSLLSKRWMLPVVRRDLITLENQLPMIVLKKIFDATRTNSTEEGSLEELALRFFDPLMPREEDVLQQSITSVNGNHQKFQHLLDIFHSSITLGNKVKRSKEPHMYRSVAELKEAGIKVRVLGNTQPLELRFEREVLRMPSLLIDNHTASVFRNIVAYEQCHRECKPDMTTYLFFLDKLINSAEDVGLLHYEGVIQHTLGSDKLTGPLGPDKRRD
- the LOC110798143 gene encoding UPF0481 protein At3g47200-like isoform X5 codes for the protein MKAMQQEQQQQQLSLHSSRSSIYHVPAKLRKIDPKAYEPHFISIGPYHHGSPNLQDSEKFKLQSLNRLVGLGKQKLAADINAIELEARECYSDDVKLSREEFVYMMLLDGCFIVDLFKELNQKNFVCSNSSLLSKRWMLPVVRRDLITLENQLPMIVLKKIFDATRTNSTEEGSLEELALRFFDPLMPREEDVLQQSITSVNGNHQKFQHLLDIFHSSITLGNKVKRSKEPHMYRSVAELKEAGIKVRVLGNTQPLELRFEREVLRMPSLLIDNHTASVFRNIVAYEQCHRECKPDMTTYLFFLDKLINSAEDVGLLHYEGVIQHTLGSNKQVAKLVNNLCVEVEHDGQESYLCEVVERLNFYSDRWFSKVKARLKHDYFSNLWVGISTLAALFLIYLTLLQASCDAIEAQEKEQRLKNKEGAWVRVNSLLVHPVEGLKQMVGSGLRFIARGGIEPEDPPPW
- the LOC110798143 gene encoding UPF0481 protein At3g47200-like isoform X4, with product MKAMQQEQQQQQLSLHSSRSSIYHVPAKLRKIDPKAYEPHFISIGPYHHGSPNLQDSEKFKLQSLNRLVGLGKQKLAADINAIELEARECYSDDVKLSREEFVYMMLLDGCFIVDLFKELNQKNFVCSNSSLLSKRWMLPVVRRDLITLENQLPMIVLKKIFDATRTNSTEEGSLEELALRFFDPLMPREEDVLQQSITSVNGNHQKFQHLLDIFHSSITLGNKVKRSKEPHMYRSVAELKEAGIKVRVLGNTQPLELRFEREVLRMPSLLIDNHTASVFRNIVAYEQCHRECKPDMTTYLFFLDKLINSAEDVGLLHYEGVIQHTLGSNKQVAKLVNNLCVEVEHDGQESYLCEVVERLNFYSDRWFSKVKARLKHDYFSNLWVGISTLAALFLIYLTLLQASCDAIEAQEKEQRLKNKEGAWVRVNSLLVHPVEGLKQMVGSGLRFIARGGIEPEDPPPWICGRGTA
- the LOC110797175 gene encoding abscisic stress-ripening protein 3-like yields the protein MVITITRKEHVDPAKELNHHKTLEFIGETAAIAATAYALYERHEAKKDPEHSHQHRLREEIAATIAVGATGFAIHENHKKNEAKHELQSSHSHHHGHHESHHESHRGHHKSHHGHHGSHHESHHGHQSHHHHH